Proteins encoded by one window of Dioscorea cayenensis subsp. rotundata cultivar TDr96_F1 chromosome 6, TDr96_F1_v2_PseudoChromosome.rev07_lg8_w22 25.fasta, whole genome shotgun sequence:
- the LOC120263501 gene encoding WD repeat-containing protein 26 homolog isoform X2 has product MGGVDVDEPPSKRVKVSSLELGSLSNTLSPLEPTGPLGGLMARHLPSQGNEDMVGSKGLIKRVEFVRIITKALYSLGYEGTGALLEEESGIHMHSAAVKLFRKQVLDGNWDGSVAALQKIGLSDDNILRSASFKILERKFLELVEKDKVMDAINTLRYEIAPLNIDKKRMHELCSCMISPSQHGLLGFDNLSGEATNSRWELLQELQKLLPPSVMIPERRLEHLVEQALNVQRNACYLHNALDSSLSLFVDHHCGKDQIPSRTAQVLQAHNDEVWFIQFSNNGRFLASSSIDKTAIIWEVHEDGGVLLKHTLNGHDRPVTMVAWSPDDKQLLTCGLEENVRRWDVHTGNCLHIYGKSGLGLISCGWFPDGEHFFTGVSDKTICMWDLDGKEIECWKGQRTTKTSDMAVTKDGKRIIILCRETGILLLDKETKLEQLIEEDQIITSFSLSKDDKYLLVNLINQEIHLWSILEDPELIIKYRGHKRSRFLVTSCFGGFEQAFIASGSEDSQTKLKMNIYTPRKHGIMMMIGVYN; this is encoded by the exons ATGGGAGGTGTAGACGTTGATGAACCACCCTCAAAACGTGTGAAAGTGTCCTCATTAGAATTGGGGAGTCTTTCAAATACTCTGTCTCCTTTAGAGCCCACAGGTCCTTTGGGTGGTCTAATGGCCAGGCATTTGCCATCCCAAGGGAATGAAGATATGGTTGGCTCTAAAGGACTCATTAAAAGGGTGGAATTTGTAAGGATCATCACCAAGGCTCTTTATTCTCTTGGTTATGAGGGAACTGGAGCACTCTTGGAAGAAGAATCTGGAATACATATGCATTCAGCTGCTGTAAAACTGTTCAGAAAACAAGTACTTGATGGAAACTGGGATGGAAGTGTGGCTGCTTTGCAAAAGATAGGTCTTTCAGATGACAATATTTTGAGATCTGCCTCTTTTAAGATTTTGGAGCGGAAGTTCTTAGAACTTGTTGAGAAGGATAAGGTCATGGATGCCATAAATACGTTGAGATATGAGATTGCCCCTCTTAACATTGACAAAAAGCGGATGCATGAACTTTGCAGTTGTATGATTTCTCCCTCTCAGCATGGTTTGTTAGGGTTCGACAATCTGAGTGGCGAGGCTACAAATTCAAGATGGGAGCTTCTGCAGGAACTGCAAAAATTACTCCCCCCTAGTGTTATGATTCCTGAGAGGAGGCTGGAGCATTTGGTTGAGCAGGCACTCAATGTACAACGAAATGCTTGTTATCTCCACAATGCTTTGGATAGTTCATTGTCATTGTTTGTTGATCATCACTGTGGGAAAGACCAAATACCTTCTCGAACAGCGCAG gTATTGCAGGCGCACAATGATGAAGTGTGGTTCATACAATTCTCAAATAATGGTAGATTTCTTGCATCATCATCAATTGACAAAACTGCAATTATATGGGAG GTTCATGAAGATGGGGGAGTCTTGTTGAAGCATACACTAAATGGTCATGATAGACCTGTTACAATGGTTGCATGGAGCCCTGATGACAAGCAGCTTCTCACATGTGGACTGGAAGAAAATGTTCGGCGATGGGATGTCCACACCGGAAATTGTCTCCATATCTATGGCAAAAGTGGACTTGGCCTAATTTCCTGTGGTTGGTTTCCAGATGGAGAACACTTTTTTACAGGAGTATCAGACAAGACCATTTGTATGTGGGATTTGGATGGGAAAGAAATCGAATGTTGGAAAGGGCAGAGAACAACTAAGACCTCTGATATGGCTGTAACAAAGGATGGCAAACGGATCATAATATTGTGTAGAGAAACTGGTATTTTGTTGCTTGATAAGGAAACCAAACTTGAGCAACTGATTGAAGAGGATCAAATAATTACTTCGTTCTCATTATCAAAAGATGATAAATACTTGTTAGTAAATCTAATAAATCAAGAGATACATTTGTGGAGCATACTGGAGGATCCGGAACTAATCATCAAGTACAGAGGTCATAAGCGCAGCCGGTTTTTGGTAACCTCTTGCTTTGGTGGGTTTGAACAAGCTTTCATTGCCAGTGGAAGTGAAGATTCACAG actaaattgaaaatgaacatATACACGCCAAGAAAACACGGCATCATGATGATGATTGGTGTATATAATTAA
- the LOC120263501 gene encoding WD repeat-containing protein 26 homolog isoform X1: protein MGGVDVDEPPSKRVKVSSLELGSLSNTLSPLEPTGPLGGLMARHLPSQGNEDMVGSKGLIKRVEFVRIITKALYSLGYEGTGALLEEESGIHMHSAAVKLFRKQVLDGNWDGSVAALQKIGLSDDNILRSASFKILERKFLELVEKDKVMDAINTLRYEIAPLNIDKKRMHELCSCMISPSQHGLLGFDNLSGEATNSRWELLQELQKLLPPSVMIPERRLEHLVEQALNVQRNACYLHNALDSSLSLFVDHHCGKDQIPSRTAQVLQAHNDEVWFIQFSNNGRFLASSSIDKTAIIWEVHEDGGVLLKHTLNGHDRPVTMVAWSPDDKQLLTCGLEENVRRWDVHTGNCLHIYGKSGLGLISCGWFPDGEHFFTGVSDKTICMWDLDGKEIECWKGQRTTKTSDMAVTKDGKRIIILCRETGILLLDKETKLEQLIEEDQIITSFSLSKDDKYLLVNLINQEIHLWSILEDPELIIKYRGHKRSRFLVTSCFGGFEQAFIASGSEDSQVYIWHRNTGDLIWALPGHSGAVNCVSWNPTNPHMLASASDDRTIRIWGVNQVNLKCKEVHSNGSNGISHHCNGNIKW, encoded by the exons ATGGGAGGTGTAGACGTTGATGAACCACCCTCAAAACGTGTGAAAGTGTCCTCATTAGAATTGGGGAGTCTTTCAAATACTCTGTCTCCTTTAGAGCCCACAGGTCCTTTGGGTGGTCTAATGGCCAGGCATTTGCCATCCCAAGGGAATGAAGATATGGTTGGCTCTAAAGGACTCATTAAAAGGGTGGAATTTGTAAGGATCATCACCAAGGCTCTTTATTCTCTTGGTTATGAGGGAACTGGAGCACTCTTGGAAGAAGAATCTGGAATACATATGCATTCAGCTGCTGTAAAACTGTTCAGAAAACAAGTACTTGATGGAAACTGGGATGGAAGTGTGGCTGCTTTGCAAAAGATAGGTCTTTCAGATGACAATATTTTGAGATCTGCCTCTTTTAAGATTTTGGAGCGGAAGTTCTTAGAACTTGTTGAGAAGGATAAGGTCATGGATGCCATAAATACGTTGAGATATGAGATTGCCCCTCTTAACATTGACAAAAAGCGGATGCATGAACTTTGCAGTTGTATGATTTCTCCCTCTCAGCATGGTTTGTTAGGGTTCGACAATCTGAGTGGCGAGGCTACAAATTCAAGATGGGAGCTTCTGCAGGAACTGCAAAAATTACTCCCCCCTAGTGTTATGATTCCTGAGAGGAGGCTGGAGCATTTGGTTGAGCAGGCACTCAATGTACAACGAAATGCTTGTTATCTCCACAATGCTTTGGATAGTTCATTGTCATTGTTTGTTGATCATCACTGTGGGAAAGACCAAATACCTTCTCGAACAGCGCAG gTATTGCAGGCGCACAATGATGAAGTGTGGTTCATACAATTCTCAAATAATGGTAGATTTCTTGCATCATCATCAATTGACAAAACTGCAATTATATGGGAG GTTCATGAAGATGGGGGAGTCTTGTTGAAGCATACACTAAATGGTCATGATAGACCTGTTACAATGGTTGCATGGAGCCCTGATGACAAGCAGCTTCTCACATGTGGACTGGAAGAAAATGTTCGGCGATGGGATGTCCACACCGGAAATTGTCTCCATATCTATGGCAAAAGTGGACTTGGCCTAATTTCCTGTGGTTGGTTTCCAGATGGAGAACACTTTTTTACAGGAGTATCAGACAAGACCATTTGTATGTGGGATTTGGATGGGAAAGAAATCGAATGTTGGAAAGGGCAGAGAACAACTAAGACCTCTGATATGGCTGTAACAAAGGATGGCAAACGGATCATAATATTGTGTAGAGAAACTGGTATTTTGTTGCTTGATAAGGAAACCAAACTTGAGCAACTGATTGAAGAGGATCAAATAATTACTTCGTTCTCATTATCAAAAGATGATAAATACTTGTTAGTAAATCTAATAAATCAAGAGATACATTTGTGGAGCATACTGGAGGATCCGGAACTAATCATCAAGTACAGAGGTCATAAGCGCAGCCGGTTTTTGGTAACCTCTTGCTTTGGTGGGTTTGAACAAGCTTTCATTGCCAGTGGAAGTGAAGATTCACAG GTATACATTTGGCATCGGAACACTGGGGACCTGATCTGGGCTTTACCAGGGCATTCTGGTGCCGTAAACTGTGTCAGCTGGAACCCGACAAACCCACACATGTTAGCATCAGCCAGTGATGATCGTACCATTCGCATATGGGGAGTAAACCAAGTTAACCTGAAGTGCAAAGAGGTGCATAGCAATGGTAGCAATGGAATCTCTCACCATTGCAACGGTAACATAAAATGGTAA